Proteins found in one Oryza glaberrima chromosome 4, OglaRS2, whole genome shotgun sequence genomic segment:
- the LOC127771434 gene encoding probable LRR receptor-like serine/threonine-protein kinase At3g47570 isoform X1 — translation MAPAILNLSSSSSFSPQHAIVLLVHLIILLSCHAVKQSAARSVNYSEMDRQALLSFKASISSDPVGVLHSWSTSSLDFCNWSGVRCGMTHPLRVTSLDLNSRQLNGNLSSSLANLTSITQLDLSNNQLLGSIPKELGTLQYLQSLKLANNTIVGDIPGLLGTGSKSLRVVNLAYNSLAGGIPHSLASSSSLTVLNLTNNLLFGTIPASLFNGSSNLAIIDLRMNAFSGPIPNFYKMSALQILDLAYNNLSGSIPPSLGNVSSINRISLSMNNLVGSVPETFSNIKNLSMLSLGYNMLTGYVPAMLYNISSLFSINLDYNNLSGRIPSSIGYSLPDLERLSMSNNKIEGFIPASLTNASKLQLIYLDDNKLVGPVPSLGSLSNLYVLDLENNYLESEDWTFLKSLSNCTQLLMVGMGGNTMKGHLPREVGNLSVGLQYINFGKNQLIGPIPVEIGNLVSLVSLQLGQNQFVGTIPVEISNFLNLQRLDMGQNLLSSEIPSVIGKLSLMTILNLSGNKLSGQIPSTVGNLSQLSILYLDNNKLSGKIPASLGNCRQLVQLNLSSNSLDGSIPIQILNGTSLYVSLDLSNNLLTGSIPPQISALITLVVLDISFNKFSGEIPSSLGQCVSLQSLDLKHNMLNGSIPQFLVNFSLLNQLDLSNNYFEGPIPIGGIFQNSSAVTLDGNTRLCSSSSYSIFGFPICPTTAFAKRKNNARLLIIVIPPVTIAILSFFFFMLTLLKGKQAHTSSCYKETMKKVSYVDILNATNWFSPVNKISSSHTGSIYIGRFQFETDLIAIKLFHLDEPGAYNSFLTECEVLRNTRHRNLVKAITVCSTVDLENNEFKAIVLEFMANGSLDMWVHPKLHQNSPKRGLSLGQMIRIAADVASALDYMHNQLTPPLIHCDLKPSNVLLDYDMTARVGDFGSAKFLNSSSCSSECLVGVGGTIGYIAPEYGMGYKISTGCDVYSFGVLLLEMLTGMRPTDAMFTDGISLHKFVSMMFPNNLQEVLDPHMPREEHHACPALLMQTYVLPLVEVGLLCSMESPKDRPGMRDVSAKIFAISEAFFELS, via the exons ATGGCTCCTGCAATTCTGAACCTTTCAagctcttcttccttctctccacAACATGCCATTGTTCTCCTCGTCCATCTAATCATCTTACTTTCCTGCCATGCTGTTAAACAATCAGCTGCAAGATCAGTTAACTATTCTGAGATGGACCGGCAAGCTCTGCTATCCTTCAAGGCCAGCATCTCCTCTGACCCAGTCGGTGTCCTGCACTCATGGAGCACCAGCTCACTCGACTTCTGCAACTGGAGCGGGGTCAGATGTGGTATGACTCATCCGCTTCGTGTTACTTCACTCGACTTAAATTCTCGTCAGCTGAATGGCAATTTATCATCTTCTCTGGCTAATCTTACTTCAATAACTCAATTAGATCTTTCTAACAATCAATTGTTGGGAAGCATCCCGAAGGAATTAGGTACACTTCAGTATCTACAGTCTCTGAAGCTTGCAAATAACACAATTGTAGGTGATATCCCTGGGTTATTAGGTACTGGAAGCAAATCTCTTAGAGTTGTCAATCTTGCCTACAACAGCCTTGCTGGAGGTATCCCTCATTCCTTAGCATCTAGCTCATCACTTACTGTGCTAAACCTGACAAATAATTTGTTGTTTGGAACAATCCCTGCCAGTTTGTTTAATGGCTCATCTAATCTTGCCATCATTGATCTTCGAATGAATGCATTCTCTGGGCCTATACCAAATTTCTATAAGATGTCAGCTCTCCAAATCCTTGACCTTGCATATAACAATCTTTCTGGAAGCATACCTCCATCGCTAGGGAATGTTTCTTCCATCAATCGCATATCTCTTTCTATGAACAATTTAGTTGGATCAGTTCCAGAGACTTTCAGTAATATTAAGAACCTTAGCATGCTGAGCTTAGGCTACAATATGCTGACAGGGTATGtgccagccatgctttataatATCTCATCTCTTTTTTCCATTAACCTGGACTACAATAACCTTAGTGGACGCATACCATCTAGCATTGGTTATTCATTACCAGACCTTGAGAGATTGTCCATGTCAAATAACAAAATTGAGGGATTCATACCAGCTTCGCTCACTAATGCATCAAAGCTACAACTGATTTATCTTGACGACAACAAACTGGTTGGGCCAGTACCATCTCTAGGATCCTTATCTAACTTATATGTACTAGATCTAGAAAATAACTATCTAGAATCTGAGGATTGGACATTCCTCAAATCTCTCTCGAATTGCACCCAACTACTAATGGTGGGAATGGGTGGGAATACTATGAAAGGACATCTGCCTAGGGAAGTTGGTAATCTTTCAGTAGGTCTACAATACATAAATTTTGGTAAGAACCAACTTATTGGCCCAATACCAGTTGAGATCGGAAATCTTGTTAGTCTAGTTTCATTACAACTTGGCCAGAACCAGTTTGTTGGTACAATACCTGTTGAGATAAGCAACTTTTTGAATCTTCAAAGGCTTGACATGGGCCAGAACTTACTATCATCAGAAATTCCTTCTGTGATTGGTAAGCTATCACTGATGACCATCCTAAACCTATCTGGGAACAAGCTGTCCGGTCAGATCCCTTCTACAGTTGGAAATCTTTCTCAATTGAGCATACTTTATCTTGACAATAATAAGTTAAGTGGAAAGATACCAGCAAGTTTAGGAAACTGCAGACAACTTGTTCAGCTTAACTTGTCTTCAAACAGCTTAGATGGATCAATACCAATTCAAATTCTCAATGGCACATCACTTTATGTGTCTCTGGACTTGTCGAACAACTTACTTACAGGATCAATTCCTCCACAAATCAGTGCATTGATCACTCTGGTTGTTCTTGATATTTCTTTCAACAAATTCTCTGGTGAAATTCCATCTTCACTTGGTCAATGTGTTTCTCTACAGTCTCTTGACTTGAAACATAACATGCTTAATGGAAGCATACCTCAGTTTCTTGTGAACTTCTCTCTTTTGAACCAACTTGATCTGTCGAACAACTACTTTGAAGGACCTATTCCAATTGGTGGCATCTTTCAGAATAGCAGTGCAGTGACCTTAGATGGCAACACAAGACTCTGCTCAAGTTCATCTTACTCTATATTTGGATTCCCAATTTGCCCAACTACAGCATTTGCCAAAAGAAAGAATAATGCACGCTTACTAATAATAGTGATTCCTCCTGTTACTATCGCCATATTGTCATTCTTCTTCTTTATGCTGACGCTTCTGAAGGGAAAGCAAGCACATACGTCTTCATGCTACAAAGAGACAATGAAGAAAGTATCATATGTTGACATCCTTAACGCCACCAATTGGTTCTCCCCAGTCAACAAGATAAGCTCGAGTCATACTGGTTCCATATACATTGGAAGGTTTCAGTTTGAAACAGACCTCATTGCCATCAAGCTGTTCCATCTTGATGAACCTGGCGCGTACAATAGCTTTCTTACTGAGTGTGAGGTGCTAAGAAACACCCGCCATCGCAACCTTGTTAAAGCAATCACCGTATGCTCCACGGTTGACCTAGAGAACAATGAATTCAAAGCTATAGTTTTGGAGTTCATGGCCAATGGAAGCTTGGACATGTGGGTTCATCCAAAGCTACATCAAAATAGTCCCAAGAGAGGTCTGAGCTTAGGACAGATGATAAGGATAGCTGCAGACGTGGCTTCTGCTCTAGATTATATGCATAACCAGTTGACACCTCCTCTAATTCACTGTGATTTGAAGCCAAGCAATGTTCTATTGGACTATGATATGACCGCAAGAGTTGGTGATTTTGGCTCAGCAAAGTTTCTCAATTCAAGTTCTTGTAGCTCCGAATGCCTGGTTGGTGTCGGAGGAACAATTGGATATATCGCACCTG AGTATGGAATGGGATACAAAATCTCGACCGGATGTGATGTGTATAGTTTTGGAGTGTTACTGCTTGAAATGCTCACTGGAATGAGACCAACAGATGCAATGTTCACCGACGGCATCAGCCTTCACAAGTTTGTTAGCATGATGTTTCCAAACAATCTCCAAGAGGTTTTAGATCCGCATATGCCCAGAGAAGAGCACCATGCATGTCCAGCATTATTGATGCAGACCTATGTGCTACCATTGGTTGAAGTTGGCCTCTTGTGCTCCATGGAATCACCGAAAGATCGACCAGGAATGAGAGACGTCAGTGCCAAAATTTTTGCGATTAGTGAGGCATTCTTTGAGCTCTCATGA
- the LOC127770041 gene encoding G-type lectin S-receptor-like serine/threonine-protein kinase At1g11330, translated as MAAYLAVFVFLLLVCSSCRADDKLTPARPLSPGDELISSGGVFALGFFSLTNSTSDLYVGVWYNQIPVRTYVWVANRNTPIKKSSSVKLVLTNDSDLVLSDSNGGGGGAVWMTANNVTAAGGGAGVTAVLLDSGNFVVRLPNGSEVWRSFDHPTDTIVPNVSFSLSYMANSLDRIVAWRGPNDPSAGDFTMGGDSSSDLQIVIWNGTRPYWRRAAWTGASIFGVIQTNTSFKLYQTIDGDMADGYSFKLTVADGSPPMRMTLDYTGELTFQSWDGNTSSWTVFSRFPTGCDKYASCGPFGYCDGIGATATPTCKCLDGFVPVDSSHDVSRGCRRKEEEVGCVGGGGDGFLTLPSMRTPDKFLYVRNRSFDQCTAECSRNCSCTAYAYAILNNADAKEDRSRCLVWMGELVDTGKFKDGAGGENLYLRIPGSRANNKMKSTVLKIVLPVAAGLLLILGGICLVRKSRGNQPSKKVQSKYPFQHMNDSNEVGSENVELSSVDLDSVLTATNNFSDYNLLGKGGFGKVYKGVLEGGIEVAVKRLSKGSGQGVEEFRNEVVLIAKLQHRNLVRLLGCCIHEDEKLLIYEYLPNRSLDAFLFDANRKNTLDWPTRFKIIKGVARGLLYLHQDSRLTIIHRDLKTSNILLDTEMSPKISDFGMARIFGGNEQQANTTRVVGTYGYMSPEYALDGYFSVKSDTYSFGVILLEVVSGLKISSAHLKVDCSNLIAYAWSLWKDGNARDFVDSSIVLSCPLHEVLRCIHLGLLCIQDRPSARPLMSSIVFMLENETAVLPAPKEPIYFTRREYGTDEDTRDSMRSRSLNHMSITAEDGR; from the exons ATGGCGGCTTACCTTGCAGTGTTTGTGTTCCTGCTTCTTGTTTGTTCGTCATGCAGAGCTGATGACAAGCTTACACCTGCAAGGCCGCTCTCCCCCGGCGACGAGCTCATCTCCAGCGGCGGCGTCTTCGCTCTCGGCTTCTTCTCCCTGACGAACTCAACCTCGGACTTGTACGTCGGCGTATGGTACAACCAGATCCCCGTGCGCACCTACGTGTGGGTCGCCAACCGCAACACCCCGATCAAGAAGAGCTCCTCCGTGAAGCTGGTCTTGACCAACGATTCCGACCTCGTGCTGTCCGACTccaatggcggcggtggcggcgccgtctGGATGACGGCGAACAacgtcaccgccgccggtggtggtgctggagTAACGGCTGTGCTGCTCGACTCCGGCAACTTCGTCGTGCGGCTGCCGAACGGGTCTGAGGTATGGCGGAGCTTCGATCACCCGACGGACACCATCGTGCCCAACGTGAGTTTCTCGCTGAGCTACATGGCCAACAGCTTAGACCGCATTGTCGCGTGGAGGGGGCCCAACGACCCGTCCGCCGGCGACTTCACCATGGGCGGCGACTCCAGCTCGGACCTCCAGATCGTCATCTGGAACGGGACGAGGCCGTACTGGCGACGAGCGGCGTGGACCGGCGCGTCCATCTTCGGCGTGATCCAGACCAACACCAGCTTCAAGCTGTACCAGACGATCGACGGCGACATGGCCGACGGCTACTCCTTCAAGCTGACCGTCGCCGACGGCTCGCCGCCGATGCGCATGACGCTGGACTACACCGGCGAGCTCACCTTCCAGAGCTGGGACGGCAACACGTCGTCGTGGACCGTCTTCTCCCGGTTCCCCACCGGCTGTGACAAGTACGCCTCGTGCGGGCCCTTCGGCTACTGCGACGGCATCGGCGCCACGGCGACTCCGACGTGCAAGTGCCTCGACGGCTTCGTCCCCGTCGACAGCAGCCACGACGTCTCGAGAGGTTgccggaggaaggaggaggaggtgggatgcgtcggcggcggcggcgatggcttcTTGACCTTGCCGAGCATGAGGACGCCGGACAAGTTCTTGTACGTGAGGAACAGAAGCTTCGATCAGTGCACCGCAGAGTGCAGCCGCAACTGCTCCTGCACGGCTTATGCTTATGCAATCCTGAATAATGCCGATGCGAAGGAGGACCGGTCCAGGTGCTTGGTTTGGATGGGGGAGCTCGTCGACACGGGCAAGTTCAAAGATGGTGCCGGCGGCGAGAACCTCTACCTCCGGATTCCTGGCTCACGAG CTAATAACAAGATGAAAAGTACTGTGCTGAAGATTGTACTGCCGGTTGCGGCTGGTCTTCTGCTGATACTTGGAGGCATATGTCTTGTACGCAAATCAAGAG GCAATCAACCAAGCAAGAAAGTTCAGAGCAAATATCCATTCCAACACATGAATGATTCAAACGAAGTTGGGAGCGAAAATGTAGAACTTTCTTCTGTTGACCTGGATTCTGTCCTCACTGCAACAAACAATTTCTCCGATTACAACTTGCTTGGAAAAGGAGGTTTTGGAAAAGTTTACAAG GGAGTTTTGGAGGGTGGCATAGAAGTTGCTGTCAAGAGGCTTAGCAAGGGTTCAGGGCAAGGTGTTGAGGAGTTCAGAAATGAAGTGGTTCTGATTGCTAAATTACAACACAGAAACTTGGTTAGGCTTCTTGGTTGCTGCATTCATGAAGACGAAAAGTTACTCATCTACGAATACTTACCAAACAGAAGCTTGGATGCCTTCCTTTTCG ATGCTAACAGAAAAAACACGCTTGACTGGCCGACAAGGTTCAAGATAATTAAAGGAGTAGCAAGAGGTCTTCTTTATCTTCACCAGGATTCAAGATTAACAATAATCCATAGAGATCTAAAGACAAGCAACATTTTGTTGGACACAGAAATGAGTCCTAAAATATCAGATTTCGGCATGGCAAGGATCTTTGGTGGAAATGAGCAACAAGCTAATACCACCAGGGTTGTCGGCACATA TGGTTACATGTCTCCTGAATATGCTTTGGATGGCTATTTTTCCGTCAAGTCTGACACCTATAGTTTTGGTGTCATACTGTTGGAAGTTGTGAGTGGCTTAAAGATCAGTTCAGCCCATCTCAAAGTGGACTGTTCAAACCTTATAGCCTAT GCATGGAGCTTATGGAAAGATGGAAATGCAAGGGATTTCGTAGACTCATCCATTGTGTTGAGCTGTCCACTTCATGAAGTTCTACGATGTATACATTTAGGACTCCTTTGCATTCAAGATCGACCAAGTGCTAGGCCACTGATGTCATCCATTGTGTTCATGCTGGAGAACGAAACTGCCGTGCTTCCTGCTCCAAAGGAGCCTATATATTTCACAAGGAGGGAGTACGGGACAGACGAAGACACGAGAGATAGCATGAGATCAAGATCTCTGAACCACATGAGTATAACAGCAGAAGATGGGCGTTAA
- the LOC127771434 gene encoding probable LRR receptor-like serine/threonine-protein kinase At3g47570 isoform X2: protein MLLNNQLQDQLTILRWTGKLCYPSRPASPLTQSVSCTHGAPAHSTSATGAGSDVGKQAHTSSCYKETMKKVSYVDILNATNWFSPVNKISSSHTGSIYIGRFQFETDLIAIKLFHLDEPGAYNSFLTECEVLRNTRHRNLVKAITVCSTVDLENNEFKAIVLEFMANGSLDMWVHPKLHQNSPKRGLSLGQMIRIAADVASALDYMHNQLTPPLIHCDLKPSNVLLDYDMTARVGDFGSAKFLNSSSCSSECLVGVGGTIGYIAPEYGMGYKISTGCDVYSFGVLLLEMLTGMRPTDAMFTDGISLHKFVSMMFPNNLQEVLDPHMPREEHHACPALLMQTYVLPLVEVGLLCSMESPKDRPGMRDVSAKIFAISEAFFELS, encoded by the exons ATGCTGTTAAACAATCAGCTGCAAGATCAGTTAACTATTCTGAGATGGACCGGCAAGCTCTGCTATCCTTCAAGGCCAGCATCTCCTCTGACCCAGTCGGTGTCCTGCACTCATGGAGCACCAGCTCACTCGACTTCTGCAACTGGAGCGGGGTCAGATGTG GGAAAGCAAGCACATACGTCTTCATGCTACAAAGAGACAATGAAGAAAGTATCATATGTTGACATCCTTAACGCCACCAATTGGTTCTCCCCAGTCAACAAGATAAGCTCGAGTCATACTGGTTCCATATACATTGGAAGGTTTCAGTTTGAAACAGACCTCATTGCCATCAAGCTGTTCCATCTTGATGAACCTGGCGCGTACAATAGCTTTCTTACTGAGTGTGAGGTGCTAAGAAACACCCGCCATCGCAACCTTGTTAAAGCAATCACCGTATGCTCCACGGTTGACCTAGAGAACAATGAATTCAAAGCTATAGTTTTGGAGTTCATGGCCAATGGAAGCTTGGACATGTGGGTTCATCCAAAGCTACATCAAAATAGTCCCAAGAGAGGTCTGAGCTTAGGACAGATGATAAGGATAGCTGCAGACGTGGCTTCTGCTCTAGATTATATGCATAACCAGTTGACACCTCCTCTAATTCACTGTGATTTGAAGCCAAGCAATGTTCTATTGGACTATGATATGACCGCAAGAGTTGGTGATTTTGGCTCAGCAAAGTTTCTCAATTCAAGTTCTTGTAGCTCCGAATGCCTGGTTGGTGTCGGAGGAACAATTGGATATATCGCACCTG AGTATGGAATGGGATACAAAATCTCGACCGGATGTGATGTGTATAGTTTTGGAGTGTTACTGCTTGAAATGCTCACTGGAATGAGACCAACAGATGCAATGTTCACCGACGGCATCAGCCTTCACAAGTTTGTTAGCATGATGTTTCCAAACAATCTCCAAGAGGTTTTAGATCCGCATATGCCCAGAGAAGAGCACCATGCATGTCCAGCATTATTGATGCAGACCTATGTGCTACCATTGGTTGAAGTTGGCCTCTTGTGCTCCATGGAATCACCGAAAGATCGACCAGGAATGAGAGACGTCAGTGCCAAAATTTTTGCGATTAGTGAGGCATTCTTTGAGCTCTCATGA